In the Pseudolabrys taiwanensis genome, one interval contains:
- a CDS encoding Bug family tripartite tricarboxylate transporter substrate binding protein, producing MRFTRRSTLTALVPAALMLATAHTAVAQDAWPDRPIRFIVTSAAGGGIDLMARILADGLSRQLPKPVVIENVGGAGGLVATRLVAKGDADGYTFLFQGPGHAALPYIHRNPGYDVNKDFASVSLVATYPLVLTTNPKLGVKTLPEFIAMVKAKPGKYTFGSSGVGGASHIPLEAIKEQAGLDMVHVPYRGSGATSAALLAGEIDLTIDGLAPQIGNIQSGRVVPLAVSTRERAPQMKNIPTIGETLKGFEYPMWVAVFAPAKTPKPIVDKLAAAIGKAVQDPAIKKRFDELIVQGVGSTPAELDKFVHEQLAFNKKIIETANIKVGD from the coding sequence ATGCGCTTCACGCGACGCTCGACTTTGACTGCCCTTGTGCCGGCGGCTCTGATGCTGGCGACGGCTCACACGGCTGTGGCCCAGGACGCCTGGCCGGATCGGCCCATCCGCTTCATCGTCACGTCGGCCGCGGGCGGCGGCATCGATCTGATGGCGCGCATTCTGGCCGACGGGCTCAGCCGGCAATTGCCCAAGCCGGTGGTGATCGAGAATGTCGGCGGCGCCGGCGGACTGGTGGCCACCCGTCTCGTCGCCAAAGGCGACGCCGATGGCTACACCTTCCTGTTCCAGGGACCCGGCCATGCCGCGCTCCCTTACATCCATCGCAATCCCGGCTACGACGTGAACAAGGACTTCGCGTCCGTATCGTTGGTCGCGACCTATCCGCTGGTGCTCACCACCAATCCGAAGCTCGGCGTGAAGACGCTGCCCGAGTTCATCGCCATGGTGAAGGCCAAGCCCGGCAAGTACACCTTCGGCTCGAGCGGCGTCGGCGGCGCCTCGCATATCCCGCTGGAGGCCATCAAGGAGCAGGCCGGTCTCGACATGGTGCACGTGCCTTACCGCGGCAGCGGCGCGACCAGCGCCGCGCTGTTGGCGGGAGAAATCGATCTGACGATCGACGGGCTCGCGCCACAGATCGGCAACATCCAGTCCGGCCGCGTCGTGCCGCTGGCCGTGTCAACGCGTGAGCGCGCGCCGCAGATGAAGAACATCCCGACCATCGGCGAGACGCTGAAAGGCTTCGAATATCCGATGTGGGTCGCGGTGTTCGCGCCGGCCAAGACGCCCAAGCCGATCGTCGACAAGTTGGCCGCGGCCATTGGCAAAGCGGTGCAGGATCCCGCCATCAAGAAGCGCTTCGACGAGCTCATTGTCCAAGGCGTCGGATCGACCCCCGCCGAGCTGGACAAGTTCGTTCATGAGCAGCTGGCGTTTAATAAGAAGATCATCGAAACCGCGAACATCAAGGTCGGCGACTGA
- a CDS encoding GntR family transcriptional regulator: MTRATKNVKQDRPKSKPARPPSAEAEDVALPAETQDPQRFSRTGWLAGILRERILNGTYKPGERIREVQLRTEFGFSNGPIREALQAIVADGLAERAPWHGVRIKTLSEQELLELFQVRLALLEYAAELAARNHSPAQAESVKAIKRDMDAAFDRLDGTGGHPSFNGRLSQWLLTAAGNKALHEVWDKTMQQTLIYVNASFVRAHSRKSRALIYDLIDAIGAGDVAAARAAARTLTSQTILDLGLKGTV, from the coding sequence ATGACGCGGGCGACGAAGAATGTTAAGCAAGACCGCCCGAAATCAAAGCCGGCGCGGCCGCCATCTGCCGAGGCCGAAGATGTCGCGCTTCCGGCGGAGACGCAGGACCCGCAACGCTTCTCGCGCACCGGCTGGCTTGCCGGCATCCTGCGCGAACGCATTCTCAACGGCACCTATAAGCCCGGCGAACGCATTCGCGAGGTGCAGCTTCGCACCGAGTTCGGTTTCTCGAACGGGCCGATCCGCGAAGCGTTACAAGCGATCGTTGCCGACGGCCTCGCCGAGCGCGCGCCGTGGCACGGCGTCCGCATCAAGACGCTGAGCGAACAGGAGCTGCTCGAACTGTTCCAGGTGCGTCTGGCGCTCCTCGAATACGCGGCCGAGCTCGCGGCGCGCAACCACTCGCCGGCACAGGCCGAGAGCGTCAAAGCGATCAAACGCGATATGGATGCCGCCTTCGACCGGCTCGACGGCACCGGCGGTCATCCGTCCTTCAACGGCCGGCTGTCGCAATGGCTGCTGACCGCGGCAGGCAACAAGGCGCTGCACGAGGTCTGGGACAAGACCATGCAGCAGACGCTGATCTACGTGAACGCGTCCTTCGTCCGCGCCCATAGCCGCAAAAGCCGCGCGCTGATCTATGACCTCATCGATGCGATCGGGGCGGGCGATGTCGCGGCGGCACGCGCCGCCGCACGGACCCTGACCTCCCAGACGATCCTCGATCTCGGCCTCAAGGGCACGGTGTAG
- a CDS encoding FtsK/SpoIIIE family DNA translocase, translating into MASADRSVDVVAFVTDHFREIVRRRLRELAGLALLGLALLGAIALATWSVQDPSLSHATKKPIENLLGFPGAIFSDIAMQLLGLAAVFLLAPETLLGWRLLSHKPLGERWRGLMWIAVTFCAAAFASTLPVTAKWPLPTGLGGVAGDAFVRLPMMVFGGAAEGILMTVLAVIYGAATLVTITLAVGFRVPVRAEEDDDEEEEVAETDEDEEDDTPDRANPWLGMIVHALLSWKARIGRLIRGASSNALRAAASGPRPPRPGERQEPRFDTLGRVAAPATAPTDEEYEEEEVEEEEEEQAPRRRAAAPAKPAAKANKRNGGFTLPSHNLLSAPKASERTTMPKDVIEANATALESVLQDFGVRGEIINARPGPVVTLYELEPAPGIKSSRVIGLADDIARSMSAVSARVAVVSGRNAIGIELPNATREKVYLRELLTTKEYNESAAKLPLCLGKTIGGESVIVDLARMPHLLIAGTTGSGKSVAINTMILSLVYRLKPEQCRLIMVDPKMLELSVYDGIPHLLTPVVTDPKKAVVALKWAVREMEGRYKKMSKLGVRNIDGYNARVAEAKAKGETLSRTVHTGYDKESGEAIYEKEELDLEPLPYIVIIVDEMADLMMVAGKDIEGAVQRLAQMARAAGLHVVLATQRPSVDVITGTIKANFPTRISFQVTSKIDSRTILGEQGAEQLLGQGDMLYMAGGGRISRVHGPFCSDEEVEKVVRHLKAQGMPEYLEEVTAGDLAEEGEDGAVFDSTGMGMSEGGDLYSQAVAIVKRDRKASTSYIQRRLQIGYNRAATLMERMEQEGIVGQANHAGKREILIPEEGDFER; encoded by the coding sequence ATGGCTTCAGCGGATCGCAGCGTCGACGTCGTCGCTTTCGTCACGGATCACTTCCGTGAGATCGTGCGCCGTCGGCTGCGCGAGCTCGCCGGCCTAGCCCTCCTGGGTCTGGCACTGCTCGGCGCCATCGCACTGGCCACCTGGTCGGTGCAGGACCCCTCGCTCAGTCACGCAACCAAGAAGCCGATCGAGAACCTGCTCGGCTTCCCGGGCGCCATCTTCTCCGACATCGCCATGCAGCTCCTGGGGCTCGCAGCGGTGTTCCTCCTGGCCCCGGAGACGCTACTCGGCTGGCGGCTCCTGTCGCACAAGCCGCTGGGCGAACGCTGGCGCGGCCTGATGTGGATCGCGGTGACGTTCTGCGCCGCCGCCTTCGCCTCCACATTGCCCGTGACGGCTAAATGGCCGCTACCGACCGGCCTCGGCGGCGTCGCCGGCGATGCCTTCGTGCGCCTGCCGATGATGGTCTTCGGCGGCGCGGCCGAAGGCATACTCATGACCGTCCTCGCCGTCATCTACGGCGCCGCCACGTTGGTGACGATCACGCTCGCCGTCGGCTTCCGTGTGCCCGTGCGCGCCGAGGAGGACGACGACGAAGAGGAAGAGGTCGCCGAAACCGACGAGGACGAAGAGGACGACACGCCGGATCGCGCCAATCCTTGGCTGGGCATGATCGTGCACGCGCTCCTGAGCTGGAAGGCGCGCATTGGCCGTCTCATCCGCGGCGCCTCGAGCAATGCGCTGCGTGCCGCCGCCTCGGGTCCGCGGCCGCCGCGTCCCGGCGAACGGCAGGAGCCGCGCTTCGATACGCTCGGCCGCGTCGCCGCCCCCGCAACGGCGCCGACCGACGAGGAATACGAAGAAGAGGAAGTCGAGGAGGAAGAAGAAGAACAGGCGCCGCGGCGCCGCGCGGCGGCACCGGCCAAGCCGGCGGCCAAAGCGAATAAGCGCAACGGCGGCTTCACGCTGCCCTCGCACAATCTCCTCTCCGCGCCGAAGGCGTCCGAGCGCACGACGATGCCGAAGGACGTCATCGAAGCCAACGCCACGGCGCTGGAAAGCGTGTTGCAAGACTTCGGCGTGCGCGGCGAGATCATCAATGCGCGCCCCGGCCCGGTGGTCACGCTGTACGAGCTCGAGCCGGCGCCCGGCATCAAGTCGTCGCGCGTCATCGGCCTTGCCGACGACATCGCCCGCTCGATGAGCGCGGTGTCGGCACGCGTTGCCGTCGTCTCCGGCCGCAACGCTATCGGCATCGAGCTGCCGAACGCGACGCGCGAGAAGGTTTATCTGCGCGAGCTGCTCACGACCAAGGAATACAACGAGAGCGCCGCGAAGCTCCCGCTCTGCCTCGGCAAAACCATCGGCGGCGAGAGCGTCATCGTCGACCTCGCGCGCATGCCGCACTTGCTGATCGCCGGCACCACCGGCTCCGGCAAATCGGTCGCCATCAACACCATGATCCTGTCGCTGGTCTACCGGCTCAAGCCGGAGCAGTGCCGCCTGATCATGGTCGATCCGAAGATGCTCGAACTGTCGGTCTATGACGGCATCCCGCATCTGCTCACCCCGGTCGTCACCGATCCGAAGAAGGCGGTGGTCGCGCTCAAGTGGGCGGTGCGCGAGATGGAGGGCCGCTACAAGAAGATGTCGAAACTCGGCGTGCGCAACATCGACGGCTACAACGCGCGCGTCGCCGAAGCGAAGGCCAAGGGCGAGACGCTCTCGCGCACGGTGCACACCGGCTACGACAAGGAATCGGGCGAGGCCATCTACGAGAAGGAAGAGCTCGATCTCGAACCGTTGCCCTATATCGTCATCATCGTCGACGAAATGGCCGACCTGATGATGGTCGCCGGCAAGGACATCGAAGGCGCCGTGCAGCGTCTGGCGCAGATGGCGCGCGCCGCGGGCCTGCACGTCGTGCTCGCCACGCAACGTCCGTCGGTCGACGTCATCACCGGCACGATCAAAGCCAACTTCCCGACGCGCATCTCCTTCCAGGTCACGTCGAAGATCGACAGCCGCACCATCCTGGGCGAGCAGGGCGCCGAGCAACTGCTCGGCCAGGGCGACATGCTCTACATGGCCGGCGGCGGACGCATCAGCCGCGTCCACGGCCCGTTCTGCTCCGACGAAGAAGTCGAGAAGGTCGTGCGCCATCTCAAGGCGCAGGGCATGCCGGAATATCTGGAAGAAGTGACCGCCGGCGATCTCGCCGAAGAGGGCGAAGACGGTGCCGTGTTCGATTCCACCGGCATGGGCATGTCCGAAGGCGGCGATCTCTACAGCCAGGCCGTCGCCATCGTGAAGCGCGATCGCAAGGCTTCTACCTCCTACATCCAGCGCCGGCTGCAGATCGGTTACAACCGGGCCGCCACGCTGATGGAGCGCATGGAGCAGGAAGGCATCGTCGGCCAAGCCAACCATGCCGGCAAACGTGAGATTCTGATCCCCGAAGAAGGGGATTTCGAAAGGTGA
- a CDS encoding outer membrane lipoprotein carrier protein LolA, whose translation MAKPRKARLARGVAWAALCLSLTAAPAFAERVPLPKPRPVKHMAAATPVQRTLTTGSIASRPSIPPEALVARAQATSGPVTNPFAALLGQSGASKGALTPEQKAIVDKVNAYLSSVQTLTGNFVQVGPDGGRTKGDFYMSKPGKIRFEYDDPSPIELVADGQSVVVRDRKLATQDVYPLSQTPLRFLLSDRVDLMKDTNLVAVYSDDVFVTVVVEERNGLVGTSRLMIMFSAKDMQLKQWTVTDPQGYDTTVAVFNLDPTKKVDPSMFRIDYTRYRN comes from the coding sequence ATGGCGAAACCGAGGAAGGCGCGATTGGCCCGCGGCGTGGCCTGGGCAGCTTTGTGCCTGAGCCTTACGGCGGCGCCGGCCTTTGCCGAACGCGTGCCGCTGCCGAAGCCGCGTCCGGTCAAGCATATGGCGGCGGCCACACCTGTCCAGCGGACTCTTACCACAGGCTCGATCGCATCCAGGCCGTCCATCCCGCCGGAAGCGCTCGTCGCCCGCGCACAAGCGACCTCGGGCCCCGTCACCAATCCCTTCGCCGCTTTGCTGGGGCAATCCGGCGCCAGCAAAGGCGCGCTCACACCCGAGCAGAAGGCCATCGTCGACAAGGTCAATGCATATCTGTCGAGCGTGCAGACCCTGACCGGCAATTTCGTGCAGGTCGGTCCCGACGGCGGCCGCACCAAAGGCGACTTCTACATGTCGAAGCCGGGCAAGATCCGCTTCGAGTATGACGATCCGAGCCCGATCGAACTGGTGGCCGACGGTCAGTCCGTCGTGGTGCGCGATCGCAAGCTGGCGACGCAGGACGTCTATCCGCTATCGCAGACGCCATTGCGCTTCCTGCTGTCCGACCGTGTCGACCTGATGAAGGATACGAACCTCGTCGCGGTGTACTCCGACGACGTGTTCGTCACCGTCGTGGTCGAGGAACGGAACGGCCTCGTCGGCACCAGCCGGCTGATGATCATGTTCTCGGCCAAGGACATGCAGCTCAAGCAGTGGACCGTCACCGATCCGCAGGGCTACGACACCACGGTCGCGGTGTTCAATCTCGATCCCACCAAGAAGGTGGACCCGTCGATGTTCCGCATCGATTACACGCGGTATCGGAACTGA
- a CDS encoding transporter substrate-binding protein, with protein MPQHNRLRLPRPALWIAIPVFGVALIVAGLFSLGASTFVAVGFGAFGALAIGCFAEYRLHHITASISKIASGDRYTSLPQVVGDGALQSFNATAESIRSALIAADTLAVDQRRRETEARLHHAGRVFFTGNFRRAIDDVVNAFTSAGERIRGTAVDLTQSNRLMAKQVAQSSDTAAQAAEDVAGVAAAARDVQTLAVTSGRHVEEARAATKRTVTELARADETMRNLGAVAGRIEQVIKLIQSIAGQTSLLALNATIEAARAGEAGRGFAVVAAEVKELSRRTELATKEISDQIHGIQDAVNETAEAIAAVDRSVADMGTVNENITRLMEQQIEQLDVIGTEAMKVAAAVSETLPGIRAVVTDVTMAGDAVLSTADDLIASAQSLTASVTRYFSDLDHGSIKVGILHSLSGTLTASERPLQQLLVMLIEQLNQAGGLLGRPVEAAIMDPRSDNDAYAAQAETLLREHKVAAIFGCWSSASRKRVLPILSQQDGLLFYPSQYEGQEQSSHIVYTGATPAQQALPAVDHLIGMGRRRFFLIGTDYIYPRTTNAIIRNYLQSKGIGPDAVDELYVPFGERAFSETVLRISRFAGRNGAVVATLSGDSNVHFFRERARQGLDADILPVMSLSLGEAELPALAERRLIGHMVAWSYLHTLDTPENHAFVAEWRDFVGDPTATTNDPMEATWIGFKLWTQAVAAAGTTETQAVRRALAGRSIRAPSGFDVRFDAETQHLHKPAIIGRFGAHNIIQPVWMSDDVIAPEPWSRWRPQNGEVPLRKAG; from the coding sequence ATGCCACAGCACAATCGCCTGCGATTGCCCCGTCCGGCGCTGTGGATCGCCATCCCGGTATTCGGCGTCGCCTTGATCGTTGCCGGGCTCTTCAGCCTCGGTGCATCGACGTTTGTCGCGGTTGGCTTCGGCGCCTTCGGTGCGCTCGCCATCGGCTGCTTTGCGGAGTACCGGCTGCACCACATCACCGCGTCGATCAGCAAGATCGCCAGCGGCGACCGCTATACCAGTCTGCCGCAGGTAGTCGGCGACGGCGCCCTCCAATCCTTCAACGCGACCGCCGAGAGCATTCGGAGCGCGCTCATCGCCGCCGATACGCTCGCCGTCGATCAGCGCCGGCGCGAGACCGAAGCGCGGCTGCATCACGCCGGCCGCGTGTTCTTCACCGGCAATTTCCGCCGCGCCATCGACGATGTCGTCAACGCCTTCACCAGCGCCGGCGAGCGTATCCGTGGCACGGCGGTCGATCTGACGCAGAGCAACCGGCTGATGGCGAAGCAGGTGGCGCAGTCCTCGGACACGGCCGCGCAAGCGGCGGAAGACGTCGCCGGCGTCGCCGCCGCGGCGCGCGACGTCCAGACGCTCGCGGTGACGTCCGGCCGTCACGTCGAGGAGGCCCGCGCCGCCACCAAGCGCACCGTCACGGAGCTGGCGCGCGCCGACGAGACCATGCGCAACCTCGGCGCCGTCGCCGGCCGTATCGAGCAGGTGATCAAACTCATCCAGTCGATCGCCGGGCAGACGTCGCTGCTCGCCCTCAACGCCACCATTGAAGCCGCGCGCGCGGGCGAGGCCGGCCGTGGCTTCGCGGTGGTGGCCGCCGAGGTCAAGGAGCTGTCGCGCCGCACAGAACTGGCCACCAAGGAGATCAGCGACCAGATTCACGGTATCCAGGATGCCGTGAACGAGACCGCCGAGGCGATTGCCGCGGTCGACCGCAGCGTCGCGGATATGGGCACGGTGAACGAAAACATCACCCGGCTCATGGAGCAGCAGATCGAGCAGCTCGACGTCATCGGCACCGAGGCGATGAAAGTCGCCGCCGCCGTCAGCGAGACGCTGCCCGGCATCCGTGCCGTCGTCACCGACGTGACGATGGCGGGCGATGCCGTGCTCTCGACCGCCGACGATCTCATCGCCAGCGCGCAATCGCTCACCGCCTCCGTGACGCGCTATTTCTCCGACCTCGATCACGGCTCCATCAAGGTCGGCATTCTGCATTCGTTGTCAGGGACGCTGACGGCGAGCGAGCGGCCGTTGCAGCAGTTGCTGGTGATGCTGATCGAGCAGCTCAACCAGGCCGGCGGCCTGCTCGGGCGGCCGGTGGAGGCGGCGATCATGGATCCGCGCTCCGATAACGACGCCTATGCCGCCCAGGCCGAAACCCTGCTGCGCGAGCACAAGGTCGCGGCCATTTTCGGCTGCTGGAGCTCGGCCTCGCGCAAGCGGGTGCTGCCGATCCTGTCGCAGCAGGACGGGTTGCTGTTCTATCCCAGCCAGTACGAAGGGCAGGAGCAGTCGTCGCACATCGTCTATACCGGTGCGACGCCAGCGCAGCAGGCGCTGCCTGCGGTCGATCACCTCATCGGCATGGGCCGTCGGCGCTTCTTCCTGATCGGCACCGACTACATCTATCCGCGCACCACCAACGCCATCATCCGCAACTACCTGCAGTCCAAGGGCATCGGCCCGGATGCAGTGGACGAGCTCTATGTGCCGTTCGGCGAGCGCGCGTTCAGCGAGACGGTGCTGCGCATCAGCCGCTTTGCCGGCCGCAACGGCGCCGTCGTTGCAACGCTCTCCGGCGACTCCAATGTGCACTTCTTCCGCGAGCGCGCCCGCCAGGGCTTGGACGCCGACATTCTACCGGTGATGAGCCTGTCGCTGGGCGAGGCCGAGCTGCCGGCACTCGCCGAGCGCCGGCTGATCGGCCACATGGTGGCGTGGAGCTATCTGCATACGCTCGACACGCCGGAGAACCACGCCTTCGTTGCCGAATGGCGTGATTTCGTCGGCGATCCAACGGCGACCACCAACGATCCGATGGAAGCGACCTGGATCGGCTTCAAGCTCTGGACGCAGGCGGTGGCCGCCGCCGGCACCACCGAGACCCAGGCGGTGCGGCGGGCGCTTGCAGGCCGCAGTATCCGCGCGCCGTCTGGCTTCGACGTCAGGTTCGATGCCGAGACGCAGCATTTGCACAAGCCGGCCATCATCGGCCGTTTCGGCGCGCACAACATCATCCAGCCGGTGTGGATGAGCGACGACGTGATCGCACCGGAGCCCTGGAGCCGCTGGCGGCCGCAGAACGGCGAAGTGCCGCTGCGCAAGGCGGGATAA
- a CDS encoding cyclic nucleotide-binding domain-containing protein: MALEDDIAFFEQVPTFAALGRQALQVLAIGAEARHLQSGSVLFYAGELADAAYLVQEGSLLLEPGTFTEREEHVAGPGALIGELALLTDTVAPATAIAREPTTVVRVPRNLFRKTLEGYPAAAQRLRDLLAARVDTWTQDLDKVRRALKKET, encoded by the coding sequence ATGGCTCTCGAAGACGACATCGCTTTTTTCGAGCAGGTTCCGACGTTTGCGGCGCTTGGCCGGCAGGCTCTGCAGGTGCTCGCCATTGGCGCCGAGGCCCGCCATCTGCAAAGCGGGTCCGTGCTGTTCTACGCGGGCGAACTCGCCGATGCCGCCTATCTGGTGCAGGAAGGCTCGCTGCTGCTGGAGCCCGGCACATTCACCGAACGCGAGGAGCACGTCGCCGGCCCGGGCGCGCTGATCGGCGAACTGGCCCTGCTGACCGACACTGTCGCGCCGGCCACCGCTATCGCCCGCGAGCCGACGACGGTCGTGCGCGTCCCACGCAATCTATTCCGTAAAACGCTCGAAGGTTATCCCGCCGCCGCCCAGCGCCTGCGCGATCTGCTCGCCGCGCGCGTCGATACCTGGACGCAGGACTTGGACAAGGTGCGCCGGGCTTTGAAGAAAGAGACGTAA
- a CDS encoding aminotransferase class I/II-fold pyridoxal phosphate-dependent enzyme has protein sequence MTAQRAPQPTSAQAAESRSPFVRLTELIAGIEPAMPVINLSVGEPQHGVPAFVGPVLAKHIADFGKYPANKGIEPFRKAVASWLGRYFKLPRAVDPENEVLVLNGTREGLFLAAIAATRYVEARAGKPAMLIPNPFYAAYSAGALAAGCEAVFMPTTRETGFLPDLDALDETLLKRTVAFYLASPSNPQGAVASLAYLEKLAGLARRYGFLVFADECYGELYSHQRPAGMLEASGPDFTNVVVFHSLSKRSNLPGMRVGFAAGDKKFLAAFLELRNVAAPQVPVPAQHVAVACYEDDAHVEENRKLYTAKFDLADQIIGDRYGYKRPAGGFFLWLDVSKYGGSEIVTKRLWQEAGVRVVPGRYLARDQADGSNPGADYIRVAMVQDKASTAEALHRLVAVLG, from the coding sequence ATGACCGCCCAGCGCGCGCCTCAACCGACCTCCGCTCAAGCGGCTGAATCGCGCTCGCCCTTCGTGCGCCTGACCGAACTGATTGCCGGTATCGAGCCGGCTATGCCCGTCATCAATCTGTCGGTGGGCGAGCCGCAGCACGGCGTGCCCGCCTTCGTCGGTCCGGTGCTTGCCAAACACATCGCCGACTTCGGCAAATATCCGGCGAACAAAGGCATCGAGCCGTTCCGCAAGGCGGTCGCCAGCTGGCTCGGCCGATATTTCAAACTGCCGCGCGCGGTCGATCCGGAAAACGAAGTGCTGGTGCTCAACGGCACGCGCGAAGGACTCTTCCTCGCGGCCATCGCCGCCACGCGCTATGTCGAAGCGCGCGCCGGCAAACCGGCGATGCTGATTCCCAATCCGTTTTATGCCGCTTACTCCGCCGGTGCGCTCGCCGCCGGCTGCGAAGCGGTGTTCATGCCGACGACGCGGGAAACCGGCTTCCTGCCCGATCTCGACGCGCTCGACGAGACGCTGCTCAAGCGCACCGTCGCGTTCTATCTGGCATCGCCGTCAAACCCGCAGGGCGCCGTCGCGAGCCTTGCTTATCTCGAGAAGCTCGCGGGTCTCGCGCGGCGTTACGGCTTCCTCGTCTTCGCCGACGAGTGCTACGGCGAGCTGTACAGCCATCAGCGGCCGGCCGGCATGCTGGAGGCCTCGGGACCCGACTTCACCAATGTCGTCGTGTTCCACTCGCTGTCGAAGCGCTCGAATCTGCCGGGCATGCGCGTCGGCTTCGCCGCCGGCGACAAGAAGTTCCTCGCCGCCTTCCTCGAATTGCGCAATGTCGCCGCGCCGCAAGTGCCGGTGCCGGCGCAACACGTTGCCGTCGCTTGCTACGAAGACGACGCGCATGTGGAAGAGAACCGTAAGCTTTACACCGCAAAGTTCGATCTCGCCGACCAAATCATCGGCGACCGCTACGGCTACAAGCGTCCAGCCGGCGGCTTCTTTCTGTGGCTCGATGTATCGAAATATGGCGGCAGCGAAATCGTGACCAAGCGGCTGTGGCAGGAGGCCGGCGTGCGCGTCGTCCCCGGGCGCTATCTCGCGCGCGACCAGGCCGACGGCTCCAATCCCGGCGCGGACTACATCCGCGTCGCCATGGTGCAGGACAAGGCAAGCACGGCCGAGGCGTTGCATCGCCTCGTCGCCGTGCTCGGCTAA
- a CDS encoding nuclear transport factor 2 family protein: MAQELSRPADLAALTTLTAFVVDYWYEVDRNWGRNAQDFYVDDGEFVIGDKVMRGKEGVAGFYRWRESRGERTARHLVSNCRLSALDGDRATLECVMCLYAADGRPVLPSLPAIMIADVVAVCERGADGRWRFRSHRLLPVFEGGVPATIPPDA; encoded by the coding sequence ATGGCACAAGAACTCTCGCGTCCGGCCGATCTCGCCGCGCTGACGACGCTGACCGCCTTCGTGGTCGACTATTGGTACGAAGTCGACCGCAACTGGGGGCGCAACGCACAGGACTTCTATGTCGATGACGGCGAGTTCGTCATCGGCGACAAGGTCATGCGCGGCAAAGAGGGTGTGGCGGGCTTCTATCGTTGGCGGGAATCGCGCGGCGAGCGCACCGCGCGTCACCTCGTCAGCAATTGCCGGCTCTCCGCCCTCGACGGCGACCGCGCCACGTTAGAATGCGTCATGTGCCTCTATGCGGCGGACGGCAGGCCAGTGCTGCCGTCGCTGCCCGCTATCATGATCGCGGATGTCGTTGCCGTGTGCGAACGCGGCGCGGACGGCCGCTGGCGTTTCCGGTCGCACCGGCTGCTGCCGGTGTTCGAAGGCGGCGTGCCGGCAACAATTCCGCCTGACGCTTGA
- a CDS encoding polysaccharide deacetylase family protein, with amino-acid sequence MTQQKTLAWPNGKRVAVAVTVMYETWAEGKAPNYSVQTTHLKPGTVDLAGRAWSTYGARVGVWRVIRTLDRLQIPGTFFTNARLAELHPDTVKQIVKSGHDVGGHNYTQDALLAYMEPEEERATIKKCIDILGDVSGKRPTGWLSSVLAFTEHTVDFLAEQKLSFHADVTYTDLPIKLDTKHGAIAAVPNSDFTDNRVLRSSPRDLWDVYKGTFDYLYQNEPMSLLVLTLHTHFGGRPMITSVFEEVIGYIKQHPDVWFARHEELGQWALAQKDPHSYQSRFF; translated from the coding sequence ATGACCCAACAAAAAACGCTGGCGTGGCCGAACGGAAAACGCGTCGCCGTCGCCGTCACGGTGATGTACGAGACCTGGGCCGAAGGAAAAGCGCCGAACTACTCGGTGCAGACGACGCATCTGAAGCCCGGCACCGTCGATCTCGCCGGCCGCGCCTGGTCGACTTACGGCGCGCGCGTCGGCGTGTGGCGCGTCATCCGCACGCTCGACCGGCTGCAGATCCCGGGCACGTTCTTCACCAATGCGCGGCTTGCCGAACTTCATCCCGATACGGTGAAGCAGATCGTGAAGTCCGGCCACGACGTCGGCGGCCACAACTACACGCAAGATGCGCTGCTGGCTTACATGGAGCCGGAGGAAGAGCGCGCGACGATCAAGAAGTGCATCGACATCCTCGGCGACGTGAGCGGCAAGCGGCCGACCGGTTGGCTGAGCTCGGTGCTCGCCTTCACCGAGCATACCGTCGACTTCCTCGCCGAGCAGAAGCTGTCGTTCCACGCCGACGTCACCTACACCGACCTGCCGATCAAGCTCGACACCAAGCACGGCGCCATCGCCGCCGTTCCCAACAGCGACTTCACCGATAATCGCGTGCTGCGCTCGAGCCCCCGCGATCTGTGGGACGTCTACAAAGGCACGTTCGACTATCTCTACCAGAACGAGCCGATGTCGTTGTTGGTGCTGACGCTGCACACGCATTTCGGCGGCCGACCGATGATCACGTCGGTGTTCGAGGAGGTCATCGGCTACATCAAGCAGCATCCGGACGTGTGGTTCGCGCGCCATGAAGAGCTCGGCCAGTGGGCTCTCGCGCAGAAGGACCCGCACAGCTACCAGAGCCGCTTCTTCTGA